A region of the Methanobacterium sp. Maddingley MBC34 genome:
GAAGACGAGGATCCTTACCCACTGAGGTGTGCCTGAAACTGGCGGAGTGTGCTGAAAACGGGATGGCCTTCCACCATGCAGGCCTATTTGACAGACAGAAGGAGATTATTGAGGAGGAGTTCCGTGCCGGGAACCTCTTAATGATCACCGCCACTCCCAGCCTGATGTATGGGGTGAACCTCCCCTCCAAGAACGTTGTCATCAGGGATTACACCCGCTGGACCAGCCAGGGGCCCCAGCCCATACCTGTCTTTGATTACCTGCAGATGTCTGGCCGTGCCGGGCGTCCAGGATATGATAAGGAGGGATACTCCTATCTGATTGGTAAGACACTGTCTGAAGCGGAGCAACTTCAGTACCAGTACATCTATGGGGAGATTGAGGCCACCAATTCCAAGTTGCTGGAAAACAGGGATGCTGTTTACCGCCAGATCATATCCCAGGTTGCAGCAGGAATGGCCAAAAACCTGGATGAACTTGAGGAATTTTTCCAGAGCACATTCTCTGGTTTCCAGATGAGCCACTCGGAATATACATCCTTATTTGCCTCAGATACCATCCAGTTCCAGATTAAGGAGGCGCTGGAGTTTCTCACAGAACATGGGATGATTCAGGCTGTTCCCGATGGTCTGCGGGCCACTGCATTTGGTATGTTAATTGCCAAGAGTAACTACTCAGTGCAGACTGCAGTGCGTCTTAAGGAATTCGCACGTTCTGGTGGGGAAGTTGACATACACCGTTTGGTATACGAAATATGCCGTACACCTGACCTTATTCCCATATCATTTAAAGGCCGTAAAAGCCGTGACCCTGTTAGGGACCGGTTGAACAGAGCAGGTTTGTTTGTGGTGGATGTGGGTAATGATGAGGCCACTGCTGCCACACTCATGGAGTGGATGGATGAACGGAGTGAGTATGAGATTGAAAATGCATTTAATGTCTATGCTGCATCCACCAGGAGAGCTGCCTATGAGGCATCCCAGCTGGTGAAGTTCCACCGTGAGATATGCCAGGTTCTGAGTATCTACACCGGACTGGATGCCATGGAAACTCTTACTGCCAGACTTTACTACGGTGTGAAGGAGGAATTACTGCCACTGGTGGTGGGGATCAAACGTTTGGGCCGCAGACGTGCAAGGGCACTGGTTGATGCCTTTGGTACAGACCTTCGCTACGCGTCCCGTGAGGAACTACTTCGAATTGAAGGTATAGGGCCTAAGACAGCGGAAAATATACTTAAAAAATATCATGCACATGATTAAATGCCCATGATTATCAAAGAACTGGAATTTTCCCAGGAGATATCAAAAAATGATCTTCTGGAGGCACTTAAGGGTGAAGCCAACCAGGTGTATATAAATGACTTCATCAAAACCTGCAGTTTCCTCAAGAAGAATATGGAACATGTACACCCTCATT
Encoded here:
- a CDS encoding superfamily II helicase (PFAM: Helicase conserved C-terminal domain; DEAD/DEAH box helicase), which translates into the protein MSLESVDPTIRKIINDSYPQIEEFNPAQKAVLDAGLLDEKENYIIAIPTASGKTLLGVMAALRTLLDGGKVVYAVPLLSIQNEKVKEFKNFEEHGIKVGKHPSSSDLAVMVFESYDALTRFNWNTLSEVDLLIVDEFHMIGEYSRGPTIECAITRSRLLNPGMRLIALSATLQNMEELSTWLGARVVEHDYRPVPLFKEVLNTEEYGTKNKNDVILRILKDSMDESSQALVFVSTRRFTESLANYLAGKIKKSLPADKKKDFKRVAEKILDVPRRRGSLPTEVCLKLAECAENGMAFHHAGLFDRQKEIIEEEFRAGNLLMITATPSLMYGVNLPSKNVVIRDYTRWTSQGPQPIPVFDYLQMSGRAGRPGYDKEGYSYLIGKTLSEAEQLQYQYIYGEIEATNSKLLENRDAVYRQIISQVAAGMAKNLDELEEFFQSTFSGFQMSHSEYTSLFASDTIQFQIKEALEFLTEHGMIQAVPDGLRATAFGMLIAKSNYSVQTAVRLKEFARSGGEVDIHRLVYEICRTPDLIPISFKGRKSRDPVRDRLNRAGLFVVDVGNDEATAATLMEWMDERSEYEIENAFNVYAASTRRAAYEASQLVKFHREICQVLSIYTGLDAMETLTARLYYGVKEELLPLVVGIKRLGRRRARALVDAFGTDLRYASREELLRIEGIGPKTAENILKKYHAHD